ATTTTATGTTGAAGATCACTATAACGTACAATATCATTTGATGCCTGTATCAAATTATGCCAACACTCAAAAATATTAACTGAGCACCTACCACTTGCCAGGCACTCTGTTAGATGTTGGGGATCCAGTACATCAGGGGTTGTTGAAGAGAAAACACAGGCCCAGAGTGGAGTCACTCAGCTAAAGTGCATGATGCCAAATCTAGATTCAATATCCGACTTAACTGCATTTCCAACCTTCACCAGAAATGTAATCTTAATCAACTATTTTGGAATTTTCTGATCAACACCAATGAGATAATCTGCCTGTGAGGCCCTCTCCATCctccagaggaagaagaggcaatCTACATGATAAAATTCTCGCTATTCCCTTCCCCTCAAAAAGAAGATGTCCTGGTCTAAaataatcttttcctttcttttgataaATAGCTCACCTGACCTTCCCCTTTTATTAAAACCTTCCATTTATGCTGTTTCTCTGAGTGCCTTTGTAGTTGCTAGATGGGATGTTGTCCAATTCATGAATCATTGACTAAAGCTAGACCTTCAAATTTACTcagttaaaactttttttttacccCACACAGGCTATAGATGTAACACCTCAGGACAATCTCTGAAGTCAAGATCCTGTTGGGTAAACAAAACAGTTTAGGGTCACCATTTTGGAAAATGTTGTTTcaagaatgcttttttttttttttttgatctagAGTTTATACATTATAACAAGTCTCAGCACAGCAAGATTTACAATTCTTGTTTCAGTGTTTTATCCCCCAAGGAATCTAAAACTCTTAGAATAAGGTTACTGCATTGTGTGTAACATGATTCACAAATATAACAAATGCTTGTTCTCAGGCAGGTGCTACATGACTGTTTGATGAGTGAATATATATCAATGCAAGTCAAACAGAGGAGGCTGTTCTTTATTTTGCAATGCTCCTGTGGTCTCTGTGATGGCTACTGGCTGCTCCCTAAGAATAAAGAAGAATATGTGTCAGTTTATACTGTTTCTCAGGGAAATCATAGGGGATCCTGAAAAAGCTAATAAAGCAATGAGTGAGAACTCAGAGGTGTGAATGAGGTGGGTGGGAGTGAGAAAGGGGGAGAGAATATTtgaggaaacattaaaaaaaacaaaacaagaggaaGACAGAGTAACAGAAAAGAGCAGTGGCATGAGAACATTAAGTAGGTTGCTGGGAAGACATTTAGtttcatgcttttatttcttggttGAGAAAGTCCTTACTGGTACATTGACTTTTCAATACCACATAAGACTTGGTCCATAACAGTTAGATTGGGGAAGAGGAACAGGATGGAAGCTGGTGACAAGGAGAGAACTTGGAAGCCAGAGAAGAGAGTCGGAACTGGAAGAGAAATGAGCACTTGGGTAGGCGGTCTGGGGATTAGGGAAGGAGCagattgttgttgctttttttttttttttttttttcagacagtgAATAAAGGGAAGGTTCGTTGGTAGGAGAAGGAAGTCAGAGTAGAGGTGTTGTGTGGTAGGTTTGCTTAGAACAGAAATCAAAGACCAGcttttctgagagaaaaaaaaaatctgcaaatgaGATGCTGTTTCTGCAGCTTCCATTGCTCCTGGCTCTCCTCGTGAGTGGAGACAATGAAGAGAATAAGAACTCTATTCCAGAAggtaagtatatgtgtgtgtgaatgtgtgtgtgtgtgtgcgtgcatgcctgTGCGTATGGGGTGGTTTCCCAAACCAGAAGATTGAGAGTATCAGCTTAGTTTCATTCTGAGTATCCCTGACTCCAGACCCCTGTGCTCTTTTGAAGATTATATGCATACATAGCGCATAGGGCCCTGGGGCAGGCATGTGGCTGCTGAGATATCTTACCTTTCATCTGGACTCTGAGTTTCCTTTCTTTGGTACCTTTCATCCTCCAGTCTTTCTCCTTCCCAGTGCCCCTCCTCAttgtctttgttcttttcccaCAGGCTTTCAGGAGCCCGTCTCCTTCCAAGTCATCTGTGCCTTATCCTTTCACAACAGTTCTTGGGTGCAAAGTCTGGGCTCAGGCTGGTTGGGTGAGTTGCAGACTCATGGCTGGAAGAGCAACTCTGGGACTTTTATTTACCTGTGGCCTTGGTCCAAGGGCAACTTCACCAATGAGGAGTTGATGGAACTGCAACATTTTTTTCACGAGCTCCTCATTAGATTTGTTCAGGCATTTTACAAACATGCCAGGAAATGGCAATTAGAATGTAAGTTCATTTTCCTTAACAGGGATTGGGGATATGGTAGGGGGTGTGTGGGTTTTACTGAGTTTATTTCTCTAAGAAACAGCCTCCAATCAATTCTGAAACTTAACTCTCTACACCATAGAATTGCAATTGTATCCTTTTGAGCAGAGGGTATAATCTAGACCCTGATTTCTCAGAAGGTTCAAGACTTCTGCTATTTACAGACTCCTCTCTCATTGACTGCAGGCTTGTGCTTTATTATCTTGTGTCATTGGTCACTTGCAACAGCCCCTTTCTGCAGTTTCCAACTAGGCATCTATGTCTATATATTCAGTGTTatctatttcatttcattcatcctGGGTTATTTTAACCCCCACTTTCTCACATGAAGTCCTTCCTTATTCTCTTGCTCACATAACTTACACTgccttctctaaatattttaccCTCTTCTTATGTCATTCATCTCTTCTTATATTCCCAACTGCCAATAATTCCCCTTTCTCTGGATATCTGATGAAACCAATCTTGCTTCATTTCATCAAATCATCTGAAATTCTCCCTTCTGTTTCCATCATCCTttgattaattttatcttttttatgccctcttttctctaattttctttgctAGATCCCTTTGAGGTACAGACAGCAAACGCCTGTGAGTTGCATGCTGGGAAAGCCCCAGTAGGATTTCTGCGGATTGCTTATCAAGGATCAGACTTCTTGAGCTTTCAGAACAAGTCATGGGTGTCCTCTCCAGAGGGTGGAAAGATGGCTCAGGGCCTCAGAAGACTATTCAGTTTGTTTGGAGGAACCAATGAAATAATACACAAGCTGCTCAGTGATACCTGCCCACGTTTCCTCTTGGGTcttcttgatgctgggaaggcatATCTCCAGAGACAAGGTTAGTCCCACACCCTTCTCCATTAATATTTTGTTCTAaagtcacaccttttcatttcctaACAAGGAACTAAGAGGGGGAGGGGATAGTGACCATCATAGatatgggaaagtgaaagttgctcagttgtatttgattctttgcaaccctatggtctattacagtccatggaattctccaggccagaatactggagtgggtagcctttccccttctccaggagttttcccaacccagggattaaacccatgtctcctgcattgcaggtggattctttaccagctgagccacaagggaagcccaagaatcctggagtgggtagcctatgtcttttctagaggatcttcctgatccaggaatcagaCCAGGGTCAATGTGGAAAAGTGTGTCAATCTAAATTGATGTGAAAATCTGAACTTCTGGGTCTGCCTTAGAGTCCTCATTTGACGATCTTCCCTGTCCTCTGCAGTACGACCGGAGGCCTGGCTgtcccctggccccagccccagccctggccgTCTGATGCTGGTTTGTCATATCTCTGGCTTCTATCCAAAGCCCATTTGGGTGATGTGGATGCGGGGTGAGCAGGAGCAACAGGGCACTCAGAGAAGTGACGTCTTACCTAACGCTGATGGGACGTGGTATCTTCAGGTTTCCTTGGATGTGGAAGCCAGTGAGGCATCCGGCCTGAGCTGCCGGGTGAGACACAGCAGTCTAGGAGGCCAGGACATCATCCTCTACTGGGGTGAGGAAGAACTGGGGCCCCGCTGGAAATGGAGTAGGTTGTTCTCTAGCAGAGCAGAAGAGCTAGATGAAAAATTTGGGGATTCTAGGGACTCCAGAcccaaaaggaataaaaataaaataaaaaatatgggaGTTGAAAATGAGAGCCCTAGAGACATAGGGAAATCTTGAGGTTAGATGAAGGAGGGATGAGAGAAGAAATAGGGAAGAAGGAGATGGTGAGGTGACACTCCAATAACAAAGGAAGAGCACAGAAATGCAGCAAAACAGTGGGTGGGTTTGTGAGGACACCTGTGTGTGTCCCACCCACAGATCATCACAGCTCCATGGGCTGGATCGCCTTGGCAGTGATTGTGACCGTGGTCCTCATGGCAGGTCTTGCATTTTGGCTTAGGAAGCACTGGTGAGTTCTTCGTGTGCAACCTTCCTGCCCTTTTTCAAGTGCCCACTTGTCTGTccatccttttcttctctctctcatcagTTTTCCTCTTCCCAGCCCTCTTCCTTCTTAGCTGTCATTTCTTACCTCCACTCCATGTGGAGTAATTTCCATCTCTGTTCTCATTAGGACAC
This portion of the Cervus canadensis isolate Bull #8, Minnesota chromosome 2, ASM1932006v1, whole genome shotgun sequence genome encodes:
- the LOC122431279 gene encoding T-cell surface glycoprotein CD1a-like — its product is MLFLQLPLLLALLVSGDNEENKNSIPEGFQEPVSFQVICALSFHNSSWVQSLGSGWLGELQTHGWKSNSGTFIYLWPWSKGNFTNEELMELQHFFHELLIRFVQAFYKHARKWQLEYPFEVQTANACELHAGKAPVGFLRIAYQGSDFLSFQNKSWVSSPEGGKMAQGLRRLFSLFGGTNEIIHKLLSDTCPRFLLGLLDAGKAYLQRQVRPEAWLSPGPSPSPGRLMLVCHISGFYPKPIWVMWMRGEQEQQGTQRSDVLPNADGTWYLQVSLDVEASEASGLSCRVRHSSLGGQDIILYWDHHSSMGWIALAVIVTVVLMAGLAFWLRKHWTRRGSPSSTLPLE